GGCCGATCTGGATGATGGCCTCGGCGATCTCGGCCGCCTCGTCGTTGGAAAGCCGCGTCTGCATGGCCGCCAGGATCGCGGCCTTGTCGTTCAGCCGCACGCAGATGATGAACGGAAAGCCGAAGCGATCCCGATAGGCGGCGTTCAGGTCATGGAAGCGCGCGAACTCCTCGGGCGTCAGCCGGTCAAGGCCCGCGCTGGCCTGCTCGGCGTTGCTCTCAGCCGTCAGCTGCTTGGCGATCGCGGCCTTGCTGGCCAGTTCCGGGTGGGCGCGGATCAAGGCCAGCTTGTCGGCGGTGGTCGCGGTGTTGAGCACCGCCATCATCGCGTCGTGCAGGGCCTCGACGCTGGCGAACGGACGCTCGCTCCAGGCGCGCTCGACCACCCAGGGCGACAGCTCGAAAGCGAACCCCAAAGCGGTGGCGAAGCCGGTCTGGTTCATGCTGTTGAGCCGAGCCAGGGTCAGGGGCGGGGCGCCGCTCATGGCAAAGCTCCTCTCCCTTCCCCCTCGATGGGGGAAGGGCCGGGGATGGGGGTGAGCTCAGTGCTGTTCAGGTTGGGTCCGAGAGGCGCGAACGGGGCATTGATCAGCTTGCTGGCGGACGCCGCAATCACCCCCATCCCAACCCTTCCCCCATCGAGGGGGAAGGGCTTGGAGAACATGCTCATGCCTTGCCCTCCTGATACGGATGCGTCGCGATCCAGTGCCGCGCGATGTCGATGCGCCGGGCCACCCAGACGCGGTCATGGTTCGTCACGTGCTCCAGGAAACGCCGCAGGGCGCCGATGCGGCCGGGCTTGCCGACCACGCGGCAATGCAAGCCGACGCTCATCATCTTCGGCGCGGTTTCGCCCTCCAGGTAGAGGGCGTCGAAGGCGTCGCGCAGATAGGTGAAGAACTGCTCGCCGGTGTTGAACCCTTGCGCCGCCGTGAAGCGCATGTCGTTGGCTTCCAGCGTGTAGGGCACGATCAGCTGCGGGCGGCCGTGCTGGTCGTCCCAGTAGGGCAGGTCGTCGGCGTAGCTGTCGGCGTCGTAGAGAAAGCCGCCTTCCTGGGCCACGAGCCGCGCGGTGTTGGGGCTGGTGCGCCCCTGGTACCAGCCTAGCGGGCGTTCGCCGGTCAGGCGTTTCTGGATTTCGATGGCCTGCTGGATGTGCTCCAGCTCCTGGTCTGGCGTGAAGTGCTGATAGTCGATCCAGCGATAGCCGTGGCTGGCGATCTCCCAGCCGGACTTCATCATCGCCTCGACCGCCTGGGGATGGCGCTCCATGGCCTGGGCGACGCCGAACACGGTCAGCGGCAGGCCGAACTCCTCGAACAGGCGTCGGATGCGCCAGAAGCCGGCGCGCGAGCCGTATTCGTAGAGGCTCTCCATCGACATGTGCCGCATCCCCTGGATGGGCTGGGCGCCGACCATCTCCGACAGGAAGAACTCGGAGACGGGATCGCCGTGCAGGATTGAGCGCTCGGCGCCTTCTTCGTAGTTCAAAACGAACTGGACGGCGACGCGGGCGTCATTGGGCCAGCGCGCGTGCGGCGGATGCTCGCCATAGCCGATGAGGTCGCGGGGATAGGTCGCAGTCATGCCTTCTGCCCCCGCTGGGGGCGGACGACCGCGCGCAGCGCGGTCAGGTGGGGGCGACTAAGGTGACTACTCACTGACTTGCCCCCTCCGCGCTTCGCGCTCCTCCCCCGGAGGGGGAAGAAGGTGCTGATCGGCCCGCTCATCCGTACACCTTCGCCGCCGCGTCGACGCCTGCGCCGGCCGGAGCGCTGAAGCCTTCCCAGCGCAGCACGGCCTCGAAGGCCGCCAACGTCTGCAAGACCGCGTGTTTGCGGGCGTTCACGCCCATCGTGCCGATCCGCCAGATCTTGCCGGTCAGGGGGCCGAAGGCCGAGCCGATCTCGATCTCGAAGTCGGTGCGCATACGCGCCTTCACGCGGTCGTAGTCGACGCCGTCAGGGACCCAGATGCCGGTGACGTTGGTCATCTTGTGCGCCTTGTCGCCATAGATCGACAGGCCCATGGCCTCCAGGCCAGCGGTCATGGCCGCGCCCGCCTTGGCGTGGCGCTCGAAGCGCGCCGGCAGCCCTTCCTCCAGCACCAGCCGCGCGCATTCGCGGGCCGCGAACAGCATCGGGGCGCATTCGGTGTGGTGGTTCAGGCGCTTCTCGGACCAGTAGTCCATGATCATCGCCAGATCGAAATAGTTCGAGGCGATGCGGCGGCCGGCGCCCGCCGCGCCGCCGGTTCCGACGAGGCCCTTCTCGACATGGCGACGCGAGAAGATGTGCTCGGCGGCCTGGTCGCTGATGGTGATCGGGGCCGAGCCGGAGGGGCCGCCCAGGCACTTCTGGAGGCCGGCGGTGACGATGTCGGCGCCCCAGGCGTCGACCGGAACGTCCATGCCCGACAGGGTGGCGGTGGCGTCGACATACATCAGCGCCCCGTGCGCGCGGCAGATCGCGCCGATCTCGCTAAGCGGCTGGGCCATGGTGGTCGAGGTGTCGCCGTGGACGCAGGCCACCAGGCGCGGCTTGACGCGCTTGACGGCGTCCTCGACCGCCTGCGGATCGACCACGGTCCCCCAGGGGGCCTCGACGAAGGTGACCTTGGCGTCGCAGCGCTCGGCGATCTCGGCCAAGAGCAGGCCAAAGCGCCCGGCGTTGACCACCACGACGTCGTCGCCCGGCTGAAGGGTCGAGACCAGCGCCGCCTCGATGCCGGCGCGCGAGGT
The DNA window shown above is from Caulobacter sp. FWC26 and carries:
- a CDS encoding alanine--glyoxylate aminotransferase family protein, giving the protein MTQDTLGAFHELDHPARLLMGPGPINVHPRVLRAMSVQLLGQFDPEFTGYMNEVMALYRGVFQTKNRWTFTIDGTSRAGIEAALVSTLQPGDDVVVVNAGRFGLLLAEIAERCDAKVTFVEAPWGTVVDPQAVEDAVKRVKPRLVACVHGDTSTTMAQPLSEIGAICRAHGALMYVDATATLSGMDVPVDAWGADIVTAGLQKCLGGPSGSAPITISDQAAEHIFSRRHVEKGLVGTGGAAGAGRRIASNYFDLAMIMDYWSEKRLNHHTECAPMLFAARECARLVLEEGLPARFERHAKAGAAMTAGLEAMGLSIYGDKAHKMTNVTGIWVPDGVDYDRVKARMRTDFEIEIGSAFGPLTGKIWRIGTMGVNARKHAVLQTLAAFEAVLRWEGFSAPAGAGVDAAAKVYG
- the puuE gene encoding allantoinase PuuE — translated: MTATYPRDLIGYGEHPPHARWPNDARVAVQFVLNYEEGAERSILHGDPVSEFFLSEMVGAQPIQGMRHMSMESLYEYGSRAGFWRIRRLFEEFGLPLTVFGVAQAMERHPQAVEAMMKSGWEIASHGYRWIDYQHFTPDQELEHIQQAIEIQKRLTGERPLGWYQGRTSPNTARLVAQEGGFLYDADSYADDLPYWDDQHGRPQLIVPYTLEANDMRFTAAQGFNTGEQFFTYLRDAFDALYLEGETAPKMMSVGLHCRVVGKPGRIGALRRFLEHVTNHDRVWVARRIDIARHWIATHPYQEGKA
- the uraD gene encoding 2-oxo-4-hydroxy-4-carboxy-5-ureidoimidazoline decarboxylase, translating into MSGAPPLTLARLNSMNQTGFATALGFAFELSPWVVERAWSERPFASVEALHDAMMAVLNTATTADKLALIRAHPELASKAAIAKQLTAESNAEQASAGLDRLTPEEFARFHDLNAAYRDRFGFPFIICVRLNDKAAILAAMQTRLSNDEAAEIAEAIIQIGLISKLRLLDAVTN